In Pseudomonas fluorescens, the following are encoded in one genomic region:
- a CDS encoding MFS transporter: MTANTDSRPTPFNRSDYKTLGLAALGGALEIYDFIIFVFFALTLSQLFFPPEMPEWLRLLQSFGIFATGYLARPLGGILMAHFADRLGRKKVFSLSILMMALPCLLIGIMPTYAQIGYLAPLLLLALRILQGAAVGGEVPSAWVFVAEHAPIAHRGYALGFLQAGLTFGYLIGALTATFLAQAFTPTEILDYAWRYPFLLGGVFGVIGVWLRRWLSETPVFMAMQAQREAAGELPLRTVLREHRLAILPAMILTCVLTSAVVVFVVITPTMMQKTFGMTASHTFALSALGIVFLNIGCVLAGLLVDRIGAWRTVMLYSLLLPLGIGVLYACLIMGGDWIGLAYAVAGLSCGVVGAVPSVMVSLFPARIRVSGISFTYNIAYAAWASVTPLLLIGLMPWSPWICVMFSAVMGAVGVGSAAYFGARMPRIAGCSAAGAH, encoded by the coding sequence ATGACTGCCAACACCGATTCGCGCCCGACGCCGTTCAACCGCTCGGACTACAAGACCCTGGGGCTCGCCGCGCTCGGCGGGGCGCTGGAAATCTACGACTTCATCATCTTCGTGTTTTTCGCCCTGACCCTCAGCCAGTTGTTCTTCCCGCCGGAAATGCCCGAGTGGCTGCGCCTGCTGCAAAGTTTCGGGATTTTCGCCACCGGTTACCTGGCGCGACCGCTGGGCGGCATCCTGATGGCGCACTTCGCCGACCGTCTGGGGCGCAAGAAAGTCTTCAGCCTGAGCATCCTGATGATGGCGTTGCCCTGCCTGCTGATCGGGATCATGCCGACCTACGCGCAAATCGGCTATTTAGCACCCTTGCTGCTGTTGGCCCTGCGCATCCTCCAGGGCGCGGCGGTGGGCGGTGAGGTGCCCAGTGCCTGGGTATTCGTCGCCGAGCACGCGCCCATCGCCCATCGCGGCTATGCCTTGGGCTTCTTGCAGGCGGGGCTGACCTTCGGTTATTTGATCGGCGCATTGACCGCCACCTTCCTGGCGCAGGCATTCACACCAACGGAAATCCTCGATTACGCCTGGCGTTACCCCTTCCTGCTGGGTGGCGTGTTTGGCGTGATTGGCGTCTGGCTGCGTCGCTGGCTCAGCGAAACCCCGGTGTTCATGGCCATGCAGGCGCAACGCGAGGCGGCCGGCGAACTGCCGCTGCGCACGGTCTTGCGCGAGCATCGGCTGGCCATTTTGCCGGCGATGATTCTCACCTGTGTACTGACCTCGGCCGTGGTGGTGTTCGTGGTCATCACCCCGACCATGATGCAGAAAACCTTTGGCATGACCGCCAGCCATACCTTTGCCTTGAGCGCACTGGGCATCGTGTTCTTGAACATCGGCTGCGTGCTCGCCGGGCTGTTGGTCGACCGCATCGGCGCCTGGCGCACGGTGATGCTCTATAGCCTGCTGCTGCCGCTGGGCATCGGCGTGCTGTATGCCTGCCTGATCATGGGCGGCGATTGGATCGGCCTGGCCTACGCCGTGGCAGGGCTGTCCTGCGGGGTGGTCGGCGCGGTGCCATCGGTGATGGTCAGCCTGTTCCCGGCGCGGATTCGCGTCTCGGGCATTTCGTTCACCTACAACATTGCCTACGCCGCGTGGGCGAGTGTCACACCGCTGTTGTTGATCGGCCTGATGCCGTGGAGTCCATGGATCTGCGTGATGTTCAGTGCGGTGATGGGCGCGGTGGGCGTGGGCAGTGCGGCTTATTTCGGTGCACGGATGCCGAGAATCGCAGGCTGTTCTGCAGCTGGCGCGCATTGA
- a CDS encoding TIGR00366 family protein — translation MAADIEDSRSARFALRCSSFAERWFPDSWVFAALAVIIVALATMAMGAKPTDAAMAFGDGFWSLIPFTMQMAFVVIGGYVVASSPPAVKLIDRLAKLPKNGRSAVAWVALISMVASLLNWGLSLVFGGLLVRALARRTDLKMDYRAAGAAAYLGLGAVWALGLSSSAAQLQANPASLPPSILSITGVIPFTQTIFLWQSGAMLLALIVISLIIAYATAPGPNSARDAKACGVDPSFNLPPLQPRTRPGEWLEHSPLLTILLVLLAAGWLFHEFSTKPAISAISGLNTYNFLFIMLGALLHWRPRSFLDAVSRAVPTTTGVLIQFPLYGSIAALMTTVKGADAQSLAHHISTFFVSIASHDTYALLMGVYSAILGFFIPSGGGKWIIEAPYVMQVANDLNYHLGWAVQIYNASEALPNLINPFYMLPLLGVLGLKARDLIGFSFVQLLVHTPLVLVLLWALGTTLAYTPPVMP, via the coding sequence GTGGCCGCTGATATCGAAGATAGCCGCTCCGCCCGCTTTGCCCTGCGCTGCTCAAGTTTTGCCGAACGCTGGTTTCCCGACTCCTGGGTGTTTGCTGCCCTGGCGGTGATTATCGTGGCCCTGGCCACCATGGCGATGGGTGCCAAGCCCACCGATGCCGCGATGGCGTTCGGTGACGGCTTCTGGAGCCTGATCCCTTTCACCATGCAAATGGCCTTTGTAGTGATCGGTGGCTACGTGGTCGCCAGTTCGCCACCGGCGGTGAAACTGATTGACCGTCTGGCCAAACTGCCGAAAAACGGCCGCTCCGCCGTGGCCTGGGTCGCGTTGATTTCGATGGTCGCGTCGTTGCTGAACTGGGGCCTGTCCCTGGTGTTCGGCGGACTGCTGGTGCGCGCCCTGGCCCGCCGCACCGATCTGAAAATGGATTACCGTGCCGCTGGTGCTGCCGCCTATCTGGGGCTTGGCGCGGTGTGGGCCCTGGGCCTGTCGTCGTCCGCAGCACAATTGCAGGCCAACCCGGCGAGCCTGCCGCCGTCGATTCTGTCGATCACCGGAGTGATTCCATTCACGCAGACGATTTTCCTCTGGCAGTCCGGTGCCATGTTGCTGGCCTTGATCGTGATCTCGCTGATCATTGCCTACGCCACCGCCCCGGGCCCGAACTCGGCGCGTGACGCCAAGGCGTGCGGCGTCGATCCGAGTTTCAACCTGCCACCGCTGCAACCACGCACCCGCCCTGGCGAATGGCTGGAACACAGCCCGCTGCTGACGATTCTGCTGGTGTTGCTGGCAGCCGGATGGCTGTTTCACGAGTTCTCGACCAAACCGGCCATCAGTGCGATTTCCGGGCTGAACACCTACAACTTCCTGTTCATCATGCTGGGTGCCCTGCTGCACTGGCGTCCGCGCAGTTTTCTGGACGCCGTGTCCCGTGCGGTACCGACCACCACCGGTGTGTTGATCCAGTTCCCGCTGTATGGCTCGATCGCTGCGCTGATGACCACGGTCAAGGGCGCCGATGCACAGTCCCTGGCGCACCACATCTCGACCTTTTTCGTCAGCATTGCTTCCCACGACACCTATGCCCTGCTGATGGGCGTGTACTCGGCGATCCTCGGCTTCTTCATTCCATCCGGCGGCGGCAAGTGGATCATCGAAGCGCCATACGTGATGCAGGTGGCCAACGACCTGAACTATCACCTGGGCTGGGCCGTACAGATCTACAACGCCTCCGAAGCCTTACCGAACCTGATCAACCCGTTCTACATGCTGCCGTTGCTGGGCGTGCTGGGGTTGAAGGCGCGGGACCTGATCGGTTTCTCGTTCGTGCAGTTGCTGGTACACACGCCACTGGTGCTAGTGTTGTTATGGGCACTGGGGACGACGCTGGCGTATACGCCGCCGGTAATGCCGTAA
- a CDS encoding SET domain-containing protein has product MKAHAPQGKRPQPPQGVYPFSELPVRLGFPSLADFEIIENAKGEATAIAARREFPRITRLCRASGHLLPYRCRHTRQLAPGVHVYDPRFCGLLRHSCDPNVFLDLSELWLWALKDISKGDWLTMDFAASEDKLQRQFACQCGSYECRGWITGYDEEPNADGQLFLQQWRRQSPC; this is encoded by the coding sequence ATGAAAGCTCACGCCCCTCAAGGAAAACGCCCACAACCGCCGCAAGGTGTTTACCCCTTTTCGGAGCTGCCCGTTCGCCTGGGATTTCCTTCCCTGGCCGACTTCGAAATCATTGAAAACGCCAAGGGCGAAGCCACGGCTATTGCCGCACGGCGCGAATTCCCGCGAATCACTCGTCTCTGTCGGGCGTCGGGGCACTTGCTGCCCTATCGCTGCCGGCATACCCGCCAGCTCGCCCCGGGTGTGCACGTTTACGACCCGCGCTTCTGCGGACTGTTGCGGCACTCCTGCGACCCCAATGTCTTTCTCGACTTGAGCGAGTTGTGGTTATGGGCGCTGAAGGACATCAGCAAGGGTGACTGGCTGACCATGGACTTCGCCGCCAGCGAAGACAAACTGCAACGCCAGTTCGCCTGCCAGTGCGGCTCATACGAGTGCCGTGGCTGGATTACCGGCTACGATGAAGAGCCGAACGCCGACGGCCAGCTGTTTTTGCAACAGTGGCGTCGGCAAAGTCCGTGCTGA
- the can gene encoding carbonate dehydratase, whose product MNELQDLIDNNERWAAAIKEEDPDFFAKLARQQTPEFLWIGCSDARVPANEIVGMLPGDLFVHRNVANVVLHTDLNCLSVIQYAVDVLKVKHILVTGHYGCGGVRASMQDRQFGLIDGWLRSIRDLYYEKREELAKYATEEERVDRLCELNVIQQVANVGHTSIVQNAWHRGQSLSVHGCIYGIKDGRWKSLNATISGFEQLPPQYRLRPFEPL is encoded by the coding sequence ATGAACGAATTACAAGATCTGATTGATAACAACGAGCGTTGGGCCGCTGCGATCAAGGAGGAAGATCCTGACTTCTTCGCCAAGCTGGCTCGCCAACAGACCCCTGAGTTCCTGTGGATCGGATGTTCCGACGCCCGGGTGCCGGCCAACGAGATCGTTGGCATGCTGCCAGGCGATCTGTTCGTACACCGTAATGTGGCCAACGTCGTGCTGCACACCGACCTCAACTGCCTGTCGGTGATTCAGTACGCGGTCGATGTGCTCAAGGTCAAACACATTCTCGTCACCGGCCATTATGGCTGCGGCGGTGTGCGTGCTTCGATGCAGGATCGCCAGTTCGGCCTGATCGACGGCTGGCTGCGTTCGATTCGCGATCTCTATTATGAAAAACGCGAAGAACTGGCCAAATACGCCACTGAAGAGGAGCGCGTCGACCGTCTCTGCGAACTCAACGTGATCCAACAGGTGGCCAACGTCGGTCACACCAGCATTGTACAAAACGCCTGGCACCGTGGGCAGAGCCTGTCGGTCCACGGCTGCATCTACGGCATCAAGGATGGCCGCTGGAAGAGCCTGAACGCGACCATCAGCGGTTTCGAGCAACTGCCGCCGCAGTACCGTCTGCGTCCGTTCGAACCCCTGTAA
- a CDS encoding serine kinase/phosphatase: MNDSRRPYDAVQPEPVDDNEDRMGSVRELDFDEEEPGARIGDELTDEKREQLMPRRRGREAGLTGASTSDHQPTDDDLSPETLIREDGARDAHEAGDDKRADWDLSIVDEDDIGGGNGLDEAELARRDPMDGKR; the protein is encoded by the coding sequence ATGAATGATTCACGACGTCCGTACGATGCGGTGCAACCGGAACCCGTTGATGACAACGAAGACCGCATGGGCTCGGTGCGTGAGCTGGATTTCGATGAAGAAGAGCCCGGCGCCAGAATCGGTGACGAATTGACGGACGAGAAGCGCGAGCAACTGATGCCTCGTCGCCGCGGACGTGAAGCGGGCCTGACTGGTGCCTCGACCAGTGACCATCAACCTACCGACGACGACCTGAGCCCGGAAACCCTGATCCGTGAAGACGGCGCCCGGGATGCCCATGAGGCGGGCGATGATAAGCGCGCGGATTGGGACCTGAGCATCGTCGATGAGGACGATATTGGCGGTGGCAATGGCCTGGATGAGGCGGAACTGGCGCGACGCGATCCGATGGACGGCAAGCGCTGA
- the rimI gene encoding ribosomal protein S18-alanine N-acetyltransferase → MSDAVSFRPMTEADLETVLKIEYAAYSHPWTRGIFLDGLGKYQIWLMFEGQQQVGHGVVQIILDEAHLLNITVKPENQGRGLGLTLLEHLMSIAYKADARECFLEVRDSNTAAFKLYERYGFNEIGRRRDYYPAVGGREDAVVMACTLVD, encoded by the coding sequence ATGAGTGACGCTGTATCGTTTCGCCCGATGACCGAGGCGGATCTGGAAACTGTACTGAAAATCGAATACGCGGCCTACAGCCATCCCTGGACCCGCGGGATTTTCCTCGATGGCCTGGGCAAGTATCAGATCTGGCTGATGTTCGAAGGTCAGCAACAGGTCGGCCACGGTGTGGTGCAGATCATCCTCGACGAGGCGCACCTGCTGAACATTACGGTCAAGCCGGAAAACCAGGGCCGTGGCCTGGGGCTGACATTGCTTGAGCACTTGATGTCGATTGCCTACAAGGCCGACGCCCGGGAGTGTTTCCTGGAAGTGCGCGACAGCAATACCGCGGCGTTCAAGCTGTATGAGCGATATGGTTTCAACGAGATCGGCCGGCGTCGGGATTACTACCCGGCGGTGGGCGGGCGCGAAGATGCGGTGGTCATGGCCTGCACTTTGGTGGATTGA
- a CDS encoding energy transducer TonB, producing the protein MQVVNWLPRTELPFAAPSRPELLEIPEPVVVAPVVPAVVAQTPVAPVAKPAERAKFEVPRPSLTSTRTGAKPVEEAEEAPVVVKAPIVPPPRFALQLLRAGRCLLLVELPTGESFQTRDPAYLLLKDMLRAAGLPDSPQIVGEPVRWPLLVRGTMDQGPEAARDFVQGFLSVRMEEAPCACLWLIGLPAVRFAGEADAEAFNRELQIEGLGSAWAVPGLELLMEEPQRKADVWQAMRRLMARWKESNE; encoded by the coding sequence ATGCAGGTGGTCAACTGGCTGCCGCGCACCGAATTGCCCTTTGCCGCGCCGTCGCGGCCCGAGCTGCTGGAGATCCCCGAGCCGGTTGTGGTCGCGCCTGTCGTTCCAGCTGTTGTGGCTCAGACGCCCGTGGCGCCTGTCGCCAAGCCGGCCGAGCGGGCGAAGTTCGAGGTGCCGCGACCATCGCTGACCAGCACCCGCACCGGGGCCAAACCGGTGGAAGAGGCCGAAGAGGCGCCCGTGGTGGTCAAGGCGCCGATCGTGCCGCCGCCGCGTTTTGCCCTGCAATTGCTGCGGGCCGGGCGTTGCCTGCTGCTGGTGGAGTTACCCACAGGCGAATCCTTCCAGACGCGCGATCCTGCCTACCTGCTGCTCAAGGACATGCTGCGTGCCGCCGGTCTGCCGGACAGCCCGCAGATCGTCGGCGAGCCGGTGCGTTGGCCGCTGCTGGTGCGTGGCACGATGGATCAGGGCCCGGAAGCGGCCCGCGACTTCGTGCAAGGTTTTCTCTCGGTGCGCATGGAAGAAGCGCCCTGCGCCTGTTTGTGGCTGATCGGCCTGCCCGCGGTGCGATTTGCCGGCGAAGCGGATGCCGAGGCGTTCAATCGCGAGTTGCAGATCGAAGGCCTGGGCTCGGCCTGGGCGGTACCGGGCCTGGAATTATTAATGGAAGAGCCACAGCGTAAGGCTGATGTCTGGCAAGCCATGCGTCGGCTGATGGCGCGCTGGAAAGAATCGAATGAGTGA
- the mksB gene encoding Mks condensin complex protein MksB, with the protein MIEPKRVLRALAEHWALLEPLCEHFDQGTLSLNELRTQLTTQQLDSTPQDITSLLDVWIRLDILVPVAKSPNRFELNAQIHDFLAYLRREHRLGLCLEIEAYLRHLERLAGYIQDAFDIRDGNDLARQLRLLDMRVRDVLKKLDNDEQALVAVAERAKTSDRQIPLRQRYAEVLATWDEYVEPMIDLVNADGAFEQGVRKVETVLLKMLSEQQRLGHLVDDDMLLRTHARILEMQTSAQLTLRHARELLLPLREEARRHNAVTRGAALALSMIRRKGIDAVPQAAMPMFTRPQSTFLGSASQVEAYVYALARFEPKPARFPKAHKTQKGEAPRAPRTVREMLERCEDALPMPDLMTWLLEQEPDGATDELLYWFSRLSREKRFTRERLERRDYYTHEHQVSLRSFALLSVSDTTAEDSASTSYAT; encoded by the coding sequence ATGATCGAACCCAAGCGCGTCTTGCGCGCCCTCGCTGAACACTGGGCACTTCTGGAGCCACTGTGCGAGCACTTCGACCAAGGCACACTGAGCCTGAACGAACTGCGCACGCAACTGACCACCCAGCAACTCGACAGTACGCCGCAGGACATCACCAGCCTGCTGGACGTGTGGATTCGCCTCGACATCCTGGTTCCCGTGGCCAAAAGCCCAAACCGTTTCGAGCTCAATGCGCAGATTCACGACTTCCTCGCCTACCTGCGCCGCGAACACCGCCTTGGCCTGTGTTTGGAAATCGAAGCCTACCTGCGCCACCTCGAGCGTCTGGCCGGTTATATCCAGGACGCGTTCGATATCCGCGACGGCAATGACTTGGCGCGCCAGTTGCGCCTGCTCGACATGCGGGTTCGCGATGTACTGAAAAAACTCGATAACGACGAACAGGCACTGGTGGCCGTCGCCGAACGGGCGAAAACCAGCGACCGGCAGATTCCGTTGCGCCAGCGTTACGCTGAAGTGTTGGCGACCTGGGACGAATACGTCGAGCCGATGATTGATCTGGTGAACGCCGACGGCGCCTTCGAACAAGGCGTGCGCAAGGTCGAAACCGTCCTGCTGAAGATGCTCAGCGAACAGCAGCGCCTCGGCCACCTGGTCGACGACGACATGCTGCTGCGCACCCACGCACGCATCCTCGAAATGCAGACCAGCGCCCAGTTGACCCTGCGTCACGCCCGCGAGCTGCTGCTGCCGCTGCGTGAAGAAGCGCGCCGGCACAATGCCGTGACCCGTGGCGCGGCGCTGGCCTTGTCGATGATCCGTCGCAAGGGCATCGACGCCGTGCCACAAGCGGCGATGCCGATGTTCACTCGCCCGCAGAGTACCTTCCTCGGCAGTGCCAGTCAGGTCGAAGCCTACGTTTATGCCCTAGCGCGTTTCGAGCCGAAACCGGCGCGCTTCCCCAAGGCGCACAAGACCCAGAAAGGCGAAGCGCCACGGGCGCCACGCACCGTTCGGGAAATGCTCGAACGCTGCGAAGACGCCCTGCCGATGCCAGACCTGATGACCTGGCTGCTGGAGCAGGAACCGGACGGCGCCACCGACGAATTGCTGTACTGGTTCTCGCGCCTGTCGCGGGAAAAACGCTTCACGCGCGAGCGTCTGGAACGTCGCGACTACTACACACACGAGCATCAGGTCAGCCTGCGCTCCTTCGCCCTGCTCTCGGTCAGCGACACCACCGCCGAGGATTCTGCGAGCACTTCTTATGCAACTTGA
- the mksE gene encoding Mks condensin complex protein MksE — MQLDLSELSHLAPIFRELFKGYHVSRRDPELYAQLSNFQDQYRTLFKALGFELVCDTRGFYYFVPDLAAAAVNKTAQRLALFTFILVEHLADQGRDPISVLDGGSLGRDELPSLLEKYRDLFIQAEVQTQDELEEKIMRRMTQLGFASEENGIYRFLPPMHRFLDVCLSVQQDRDLAASLHSVLPLPVPVLIDEDSDEKLLQTDDPLDLAEFADESEEDALARAIAEEQELDA; from the coding sequence ATGCAACTTGATCTATCCGAACTGTCCCATCTGGCACCGATCTTTCGCGAGCTGTTCAAGGGTTACCACGTCAGCCGCCGCGATCCGGAGCTGTACGCACAGTTGTCGAACTTTCAGGACCAGTACCGCACGCTGTTCAAGGCCCTGGGCTTTGAACTGGTCTGCGACACCCGCGGCTTCTACTACTTCGTGCCGGACCTCGCGGCGGCCGCGGTGAACAAGACCGCCCAGCGTCTGGCGCTGTTCACCTTCATCCTCGTCGAGCACCTGGCCGACCAGGGCCGCGACCCGATCTCCGTGCTCGACGGCGGCAGCCTCGGTCGCGATGAGCTTCCGTCGTTGCTGGAAAAGTACCGCGACCTGTTCATCCAGGCCGAGGTGCAGACCCAGGACGAGCTCGAAGAAAAAATCATGCGCCGCATGACCCAGCTCGGTTTCGCCAGCGAAGAAAACGGCATCTACCGTTTCCTGCCGCCGATGCACCGCTTCCTCGATGTGTGCCTGTCGGTGCAGCAGGACCGCGATCTGGCCGCCAGCCTGCACAGCGTCCTGCCGTTGCCGGTGCCGGTGCTGATCGACGAAGACAGTGACGAAAAACTGCTGCAGACCGACGACCCGCTCGACCTCGCGGAATTTGCAGACGAAAGCGAAGAAGACGCCCTGGCCCGCGCCATTGCCGAAGAACAGGAGCTCGACGCATGA
- the mksF gene encoding Mks condensin complex protein MksF, whose protein sequence is MSKERYGIRRFALLNTAGYSLGLFPLEEPLSVYGANNLGKSASINALQFPILARMSDMSFGKYSLEQSRRFYFASDTSYILVEVNLPHGPHVIGVVGRGPGGGFGHQFFAYAGKLDLAHYQKNDTCLRQKELFTNLEREGLKAYELKPDELRRLLVGGHTSIPLDLTLIPLRSTSEQSLKTFRALFINLLHMREITAAKLKQLFLDAFEHSLRSGSVDYIAACEEAFRDVRRMEQDYNSLVAAGPLVEALANGVKQRDILRGKLHRISPLLDSLLGTWSDYASARKEELTIQAEHYRNEQDALQNDQRGGTQELMRLEREITGIQRWLGELSVLKHRFALIDDVKVLEQQLLAAKDAHDELAGALAQSRQFSAEDLDERLRDLEKRLKSVKQQLDHADNNSYARLREEFSQQDVERLMRLFNSALFSLPLGEHGITLDENGDWVKSVELILDGFKGERFEVPGLSIDISHIEPPALQALADRAALRDQKERLDKELKQLKTQQAVAADRAASKTQTEALYQQVLDAQKALEDFRRAQTLSAEEGDKLEQLAQMEAAQDELKRSSDAFTERVQQLSAKLQLVGRQIGDMEAKQRTLDDALRRRQLLPADLPFGTPFMDPIDDSMDNLLPLLNDYQDSWQGLLRADGQIEALYAQVRLKGVAKFDSEDDMERRLQLLINAYAHRTDEALTLGKARRAAVTDIARTLRNIRSDYDSLEHQLALFNREINKRQVSNLQSFRIVLAPNKEALKHIDQIIHSAGQYEEGETLSVFDLSQSAEQDNKNEEAKEYLARLVAANHNQLGLKDLFELAFEITKVNGQPVIHTDIDGAASNGTTMTIKALTNMYLLLHLMDRDQAGRVRLPYYLDEAADIDEKNQAALLETSLQLGFVPILASVKPQVCASVAIDLEGGSGPAGIYIDEADWKYIRRHDQVKTTVNEEADEPELDAV, encoded by the coding sequence ATGAGCAAGGAACGTTACGGCATCCGCCGCTTTGCCCTTTTGAACACCGCCGGCTACAGCCTCGGCCTGTTCCCGCTGGAAGAGCCGCTGTCGGTCTACGGCGCGAACAACCTCGGTAAATCCGCCTCGATCAACGCCTTGCAGTTCCCGATCCTGGCGCGCATGTCGGACATGAGCTTCGGCAAGTACAGCCTGGAGCAATCCCGGCGCTTCTACTTCGCCTCGGACACCAGCTACATCCTGGTCGAAGTGAACCTGCCCCACGGCCCCCACGTGATCGGTGTGGTCGGCCGCGGCCCGGGCGGCGGTTTCGGTCACCAGTTCTTTGCCTATGCCGGCAAGCTGGACCTGGCCCACTACCAGAAAAACGACACCTGCCTGCGCCAGAAAGAGCTGTTCACCAACCTTGAGCGCGAAGGCCTGAAAGCCTACGAACTCAAGCCGGATGAACTGCGCCGTTTGCTGGTCGGCGGTCACACCTCGATCCCGCTGGACCTGACGCTGATTCCATTGCGCTCCACCAGCGAGCAGAGCCTGAAGACCTTCCGCGCACTGTTCATCAACCTGCTGCACATGCGCGAAATCACTGCGGCCAAGCTCAAGCAGCTGTTCCTCGATGCCTTCGAGCACAGCCTGCGCTCCGGTAGCGTCGACTACATCGCCGCGTGCGAAGAAGCGTTCCGCGATGTACGTCGCATGGAGCAGGACTACAACTCGCTGGTCGCCGCCGGCCCGCTGGTCGAGGCGCTGGCGAACGGCGTGAAGCAACGCGACATCCTGCGCGGCAAGCTGCACCGGATCTCTCCGCTACTCGACTCCCTGCTGGGTACCTGGTCGGACTACGCCAGTGCGCGCAAGGAAGAGCTGACCATTCAGGCCGAACACTACCGCAACGAGCAGGACGCCCTGCAAAACGACCAGCGCGGCGGTACCCAGGAACTGATGCGTCTGGAGCGGGAAATCACTGGCATCCAGCGCTGGCTCGGCGAATTGTCGGTGCTCAAGCATCGCTTTGCCCTGATCGATGACGTCAAGGTGCTGGAGCAACAACTGCTGGCGGCCAAGGACGCCCACGACGAACTGGCCGGTGCGCTGGCACAGTCCCGCCAGTTCAGCGCCGAAGATCTCGACGAACGTCTGCGCGACCTGGAAAAACGCCTGAAGTCGGTCAAGCAGCAACTCGATCACGCCGACAACAACAGCTACGCCCGCCTGCGCGAAGAGTTCTCGCAGCAAGACGTCGAACGCCTGATGCGCCTGTTCAACAGCGCGCTGTTCAGCCTGCCGCTAGGCGAACACGGCATCACCCTCGACGAAAACGGCGACTGGGTGAAATCCGTGGAGCTGATCCTCGACGGCTTCAAAGGCGAACGCTTCGAAGTGCCGGGCCTGTCCATCGACATCTCCCACATCGAACCGCCGGCATTGCAGGCCCTGGCTGACCGCGCAGCATTGCGCGACCAGAAGGAACGCCTGGACAAAGAACTCAAGCAACTCAAGACCCAGCAGGCCGTGGCCGCCGACCGCGCCGCGAGCAAGACCCAGACCGAAGCGCTGTATCAGCAAGTGCTTGATGCGCAGAAAGCCCTGGAAGACTTCCGTCGCGCGCAAACCCTGAGCGCCGAGGAAGGCGACAAGCTGGAACAGTTGGCGCAGATGGAAGCCGCTCAGGACGAATTGAAGCGTTCCAGCGACGCCTTCACCGAGCGCGTCCAGCAACTGTCGGCCAAGCTGCAACTGGTCGGCCGCCAGATCGGCGACATGGAAGCCAAACAACGCACACTCGACGACGCCCTGCGCCGTCGCCAGTTGTTGCCGGCGGACCTGCCGTTCGGCACACCGTTCATGGACCCGATCGACGACTCCATGGACAACCTGCTGCCGCTGCTCAACGACTACCAGGACAGTTGGCAAGGCCTGCTGCGGGCCGATGGCCAGATCGAAGCGCTGTACGCTCAGGTGCGCCTCAAGGGCGTGGCCAAGTTCGACAGCGAAGACGATATGGAGCGTCGCCTGCAACTGCTGATCAACGCCTATGCGCACCGCACCGACGAAGCCCTGACCCTGGGCAAGGCTCGCCGTGCGGCCGTAACGGACATCGCCCGGACCCTGCGCAACATCCGCAGCGACTACGACAGCCTCGAACACCAACTGGCACTGTTCAACCGCGAGATCAACAAACGTCAGGTCTCCAACCTGCAAAGCTTCCGCATCGTGCTCGCCCCGAACAAGGAAGCGCTCAAGCACATCGACCAGATCATCCACAGCGCCGGTCAGTACGAAGAAGGCGAAACCCTGTCGGTCTTCGACCTGAGCCAAAGCGCCGAGCAGGACAACAAGAACGAAGAGGCCAAGGAATACCTGGCGCGGCTGGTGGCGGCCAACCACAACCAGCTCGGCCTCAAGGACTTGTTCGAACTGGCGTTCGAGATCACCAAGGTCAACGGCCAACCGGTGATCCATACCGACATCGACGGCGCCGCTTCCAACGGCACCACCATGACCATCAAGGCGCTGACCAACATGTACTTGTTGCTGCACTTGATGGACCGTGACCAGGCCGGTCGCGTGCGCCTGCCGTACTACCTCGACGAGGCGGCGGACATCGATGAGAAAAACCAGGCCGCCTTGCTGGAAACCAGCCTGCAACTGGGCTTCGTGCCGATCCTGGCGAGCGTGAAGCCGCAGGTCTGCGCCAGTGTCGCCATCGACCTGGAAGGCGGCAGCGGCCCGGCCGGCATCTACATCGATGAGGCGGACTGGAAGTACATCCGTCGTCACGATCAGGTGAAGACGACGGTCAACGAAGAAGCGGATGAACCGGAGCTGGATGCGGTCTGA